Part of the Denticeps clupeoides chromosome 3, fDenClu1.1, whole genome shotgun sequence genome, GATAGGCACTCCCGGGCAGAAGTGCTGGATCTCAGAAGCCCACCTGCCTGTCACGTTGCGGAAGGATAAAGGCTGCACCACGCTGTAGCAGAGGAGGAAGACGTCGGCATTTCTGTAGCAGAGCGTCCGCAGTCGTGTGAAATTGTCCTGCAGAGGAGATGCATTCAGCAGGTTTTCGGAttacacaaagaaaatgtaaagcTCTGCGTGAAGCCATACAGACACAACAGCTCTATTACCTACACCAACAAAACCACGAACTACATCGGACACGCGTTCAGACAAGTTGCCTTACACTGACACTCTCATCCAATTCGGCAGAAAATAACAGAGGGAAAActtttttggacaatttttgtaaattagcCGGAGTTCAACTTTATAATGTGTGGATGCACTGAAAACAGTAAACTGTagctgttatttgttttttcattacTGCAGTAAAATAACTCTTTAAACTGTAAGTtcctactgacagcaggttagTTGGGTTTTATTCACATCACGGCGACACTAAACAGATTTAGCTGGTGTTCCCTTTTTCCATGTGTTAAAAAAACGCAGGATGGAATAAGTTGGTGTTTTCTTTGCACCAGCAGAGCATCtgctggggtggtagtggcctagtggggtaacacactcgcctatgaaccagaagacccaagttcaagtcccacttactaccattgtgctccctgagcaagacacttaactcctAGTGTCTcttgggggggactgtccatgtaactactgattgtaagtcgctctggataaggacgtctgataaatgctgtaaatctgcaGCACTTTTCCGCCGTTCTGCGTGGGTACCTGTCCGGCCACGTCACACAGCTGAAGTCGCACCGGCGTCCCGTCCACGGAGACCAGCGCTGGAAGAGAACAGTGCACACGCGTGACAATTAGATTCGGACGCGCCACCGTGCCCCGTGGGGACGTACTGGGCGGGGAAGCCGTTCGTCGCGTAGCTGACGACCAAACTGGTCTTGCCCACGGCGCCGTCGCCCACCAGCACGCACGTCACCCTGCGCTCGGCCGCGGGGACAGGAGAGCGGCGCTTGGGGACAGGCCGCCCCCTCCTCGGGGGGATCGGAGGCGCGACCTCGTCAGCGTCCGGCAGCGGCATTTTCATTCCGTCTTCATGGCGCGTTTCTCGGCTTGTGGAGGGCTGTAAGATGCTCACCGCCTGCCGTCCGGAGCAAAAAACGGGACTAATGCGCGCCGAGTACGCGTATTAAAGAGATTTGAGTCCACGTTTCTGCGGGTCGGTGGAACTTTTCTTCCCCtagagcgccacctggtggccaCGTGTCGTTACAACGTCACTCTTGCAGAACCGTCTTTGGGTGTTTAGGCTATCATTTGAATAAAAGGCACAATAAAAAGTGTGCAGTTTAAATGTAACCTTAAATATGAGTCTTCGGGGCCTTTCTGCCGAGCAATTAGGACTTACAATGTTGGAAGCCTGAATGTTGGCAGCAGATGGAGGAGGGGCGCGgtggggggaggaagaggatggtCGCTTTCTCCCCGAAAGTCACCGTTGCTATGGAGAGCATTGTTGTCCTGCCATTAGTCAAGTTGCTGTTGTTCAGGAagatctttctctctctctctctttttttttttttttttttggttgtgttaCCTTGGCAACTCATTAAATGCTATTGTCCATGTCTTAAAGGGCAATTAACCTCATTTTATGGTAAATATATAGTTTAAATTGTGTTGTGTGGTCATAAGTTGTATCCAGCGTGTATCtgatttccctttttttatattgactCTCCCTGTCATTCTGTCTGTACAGGACGAGATCAGCTGAGCGCGGCCGCGTCTCCCTCACCGCTCCCTCCGGGCCGGGCGAGCTGGGAGTCTGTAGTAATGGGCTGCGGCCATCTGTCACCGGCTACATTCACCGCAGCCACCAGAAGGAGACAACATGTGCTGATTTAAATGGAGAGCCTAACTTTCCCAGGACAGAGTGACCCTGGCAGGCACCCTCCCagctacacacatacacacacgtacacccCCACATACACGATATTACCCCACCCACACACGCTGAAAATGAGATATACTGTCTGCATGTGAATCGCTGAATTAGAGGCCCCTCCTTGGTGAATGgtaatcagtgtgtgtgtgtgtgtgtgtgtgtgtgtgtgtcgccttCTCATACACACTGATGGGTTTGCACCCCAGCAGCTGACGGCGTCCTTGTGTGTGCATAAGTCTTGGTGGGGAGGGGCGAGTTGGTAAAATTGATCAGAAGAGGTGGGACATGGGGCTTTCTTTCCGGACAACATGGACTCCAAGCTGCTGTGTGCATGTATGGGgaggggtgggtgtgtgtggaggaaggaggagggggtggagcactgtgtgtgtggggcagcAGCAGGTCACTGGGGCGCTGCAATGTCACACACTCGCTTTGTCACCCGGTCAACAGGCGTGTGCCACGGGGGCGTTGTCTCGACTCCCGCGCCTGCTGTCCAGGTTTTCAGCGGACCATGGGAACGACCTTGGGCTTTAATGACCTGTGTgctgtttttaattaaagctgGAACAGGCGTCATTAGGATCAAACTCACAATGGTAGATAAAAAAAGGAGGGACGGTTTTATTGAGGGAAGAGAAAGAAGTTCCCTCACATGGCAGGATGTCTGTAGGACCCTCCTCCACCCTGGCCACACTTACAGCTTTTATTCAAATATGGCAAGTTTTCATGGAGGAACAAGACAAGGCCTGAACATGTTTTGCATGGTTTTTGTTGGTCTTACATTTTTATCGTCCTGCCCCAATCATAATGTGATGTGGTAGTGTGTATGTCTCACATGTGCTCATATATGCTACAAGCTCCAGAGAAACAAACCACGTTCTGTTTACATTAAACACAACATTAGATAAAGGGCCTAAACTCAGAAGCTCCCCCTCCACTGGATTACCCTGGGTTGTGTGGTTTTCATCGTTCCAGGAGTTGCCTGAATTGTGATCATTCCTGCCAGTAGATTGGTGCACGTGACAGCAGAGGATTGGATCTAACAAAGGAGGATGTTTCATGAAGTGGAAGTATTACTTTTGTAACAGCCAGTGGTAGTAACTATTGTAGAATTGCTAATGATGACAGAAGGGCATAAGGGCGTGCCTGGTTATATCGGACAGTTTTTAATTTAGATATAACTCTGTTCCATAACTTCAGGGGTGGGTATTTACTCTGTTACATTTGCTTGagtaacttaaaaaaaaaaaaagttcttctaAGAATAAGTTTACAATGccacttgagtacatttgtgaattagaAACTCTACTCCATATAGATagtttagttaaaaaaatatatatatcacacctttcataaatatatttcttgattcagcaacaaatgtaacaagattcacaaatataattcatgactttcaaaaaaatgtaaccCCATTCACAAAAACGCATTTCTCGATGCACAAATGTCATTGCTGTTACATTTGCTCACAAACCAATAAACCTGTATTTACAAACCACTCTATATTATATGTGAATACCCTTACATGTATTCCTGGATTTTTTAAACTCCTCTGACGGCACTCGatgaacaaatgtgtttttatcaaAATGCAGCTGATCAAATGACATCAACTGATGTTCATCAATATAACGCAAATCCTCCattctgctgaatttaaatgagaGTCCGTCAGACACATggcaacacagacagcctggtgtctggacatGACCTGGATACAAGAACACGATGTGAAATTTTCTGAAAAAGTTAACAGCAAAATCCTCACGACCCAATGAAAAGGGAAGATCAAGTGCAGCTATGAGTGTCCATCAGCAGAACATTTTCAGTCCTGCGTATTCACGTCTGTATatgcagggtgaccagattaaaatgtgacccGACACGGACATGTCCCGATGGACTGTAACCAgtgacgtgaagtgattgtcattttgaaacactgcagcacagcacacagtgacacaacgaaatgtgtcctctgctattaaccatcacccttagtgagcagtgagcagccatgacaggcaccaggggagcagtgtgtggggacggtgcttggctcagtggcaccttggcaaatcggtattcaaaccggcaaccttctgattacggtgccgcttccttaaccgctggtgACTTGCTTCCTTTTCGGTGCAGAATACAGAATCCCAGTCTTTCACATCAACCCTTTtagtgttttaaacattttgttaaatggtgcAATGAGCTAAGTAGACCTATACAATCCTATAGAGGAAGGAATTAACGGTATATAATTAGCATATGTAAACTAGCTTTGGTGCccagatttagtccattaattactagAAATCATACTTTAATAAGATGTTATTATTTTGAAATAGCAGAATTAGTACATTTAtagtttttcttcatttctcaaaaataaatgagataCTACAATCCAGCAGTTACTCATTACTTGTAGTTTTATCACTAGATACTTTTGTACTCTTACTTGAGTAAAATGTTTGGCCACTCTCCCCAACCCCCTGTAGTTTTGGAGTTATATAAGTAAACGCTCTGTTTCCAGCTGTGACTCTAGGCAGATGTCCTTTTTTTCCTTAGAAAATCTTCATCGGACATGACACTGATGTGGACCTGTGTGGACATAGATTAATTATCTAAATTATCTTTACTAAAGCAATCACATTTTCTCATACTACTTCACCTGATATCCATGTAGTTATTTTAACCTATTttaactgtatttatttaaaatgttatcatTGGCGATCACCTGTATACTCCTATAGACTTCTAGCAAGCTGGGTTGAtggttttgtttggttttgtttgacCTTGTCTAGTGCTCACAGTATTTCCTGGAATCTCCTCCATGCTCTAGAGACTCTACTGGTAAACCTTCATtagattttcattgtgatacccagcacaacacacggcgacacagtgaaatgtgtcctctgtatttaaccatcacccttggtgagcagtgggcagccatgacaggcgcccagggagcagtgtgtggggacagtgctttgctcaatggcaccttggtggttggtttgggattcgaaccttctgataacTGGtacatttccttacccgctaggccactgcttcCCCTCAGATACCACGTCATGTGGACATGACAGGGACACTGTCAAAACACAGAACTAGAGACAtatctgtagcagttgcagaaagcatttcactgcacatcatactgtgtatgactgtgtatgtgacaaataaaatttgaatttgaatttgaatatcaCTCAGGATATTTAAGGACATCATGATTGTCTGTGGCCACCACTCCCAGCTGTAAAGCTGTTGCCTCTCCGGTACCCTTGTTGTCACTTTAATTTGCACCAAAGCAAATTAAGTTTGGACTCACCCAAGGCAGGGTGTTTAAGTATTGTAGTACTGTCTATACTACAATACATCTATTTGTCGATAGATTTTGTAAAGGAAAACTTAACTcaaatctattttggaataatgctgtaacacatagaaaaaaaagtgaagggctgtgaatactttctggtgGCCCTGTATACAACTAAggaacaaaaagtgaatttcaGGGGAATTCAAGGAACCTTGTGGTCTTTGTTACACATTATAGGTAGAAAAGGGTATCAAACACttggtgtaattatttctgtctccCAGAATGCCATTTTTAATTATACTTATTTATAGACAGatttttaaatgggaggagccacaCACTATGCATaaaaatcattaaagattgtgttttttttgtctactTTGTCCTTTCACCAGCCAACAAGTCCCATGCTTAGTATATTATGTATACAAAcatatagggcagtggtggcctagcggttaaggaagcggccccgtaatcagaaggttgccggttcgaatcccgatccgccaaggtgccactgaggtgccactgagcaaagcaccgtccccacacactgctccccgggcgccggtcatggctgcccactgctcactcaggtgatgggttaaatgcagaggacaaatttcactgtgtgcactgtgtgctgtgctgctgtgtatcacatgtgacaatcacttcactttattttattattattattattattattattcattcacacatatatgtatatattttcaaatattttgtaATACACTCATCCAGTTATTTCAAGATTATTTATGAGTGTAGTGAACTTTTTAAATTATACTGTCGACATGATTATCTTATTGTCCACttttgtgacaatgtaaatttccaacCTATAatggatcatcttatcttatctagtGCTGCACTATGGTCCAGGTCAAAAGTAGTGTCAAAAAAAGGTAAATGCGGGACTCAGGAACATCGCTGTCCTCTCATTCTTAtgtaaactacacacacacctgcaggggTGAAAATTCTTGTGGCACTACTACAACTAGCTTAAATGCCTTGTACGTCCCACTAGGGACGCACGgaacagtgtatttcttggtgccagtccaaAGGAAATGGGGAGGGTCTGCTGTGTTGACCCCTgacgaaagaaagaaaaagatgatGGAAGTCTTGACTTGAACAGACACTGATGGAGGCTTGAGCTTATGCTGTAATAATAGACATCTGGACTCTGTCCCGTATGGACAATTCAGAACATTGCTTCAGATGAGACGATGTTTGAGGtatttcatagttttaaataagAACATTCTAAGTGTTGGAAAAGCTGTTCTAAACCCACAACACATCTAATAACTAGAATAAGCCTTTAAACCACATTTGCTCTTTTAAATATTGAATGAAAGTATGGTAGCTATTTAGCAAATACCAATAACAATGGGACatatttacagacaaaaaaaacacatctcttCGGTGAAGTTCCTCTTCATTAAAGTTTGATGAAAACATGTTTGTGCATATCAGAGATGGCCTGGTCATGAATAGGAAGGAGAGGCTTAATAGATAGAGGCCCAGGACCCCTGGGGTGTTATGTGCCGGCATTGTGCCGGACAAGCTGTCCTAGCCCCTGAGTCCTGGCAGCTGTGTGTCCAGCTTGCACGGCCATCTCGATACAAAAGGGGACCATTCCCCCCGAGGCCAGCCATTTTGGACAGAGGTCCCAGGCCAGGCCTCCCCTTGAAAAGGGTGGAAGAGAGAAAAGGATAGACCCCCCTTCCCCCTCTCCTGTCCACCTTCTGTACTTCAGTGTCTGCTCAACTCCCCTCGTCCCCCTGAGACAGCCCAAggacacttgtgtgtgtttaaaaagcatTCCTGAGGTACAACGTTCACAACAGGTGCAGAATGGAttctgggagaaaaaaaaactcagggacagtttttttcactcaaggGCTTCTGTCCCCAATCGCTGCATCATAAGCACCCACTGCTGCACCTTTCCACACAGGTCTTATCTCTCTGGGGTTTAATGTCGGGACGCAACAGCTCCTTCTCTGCTGGATTTCTCACCCAAAGGATGAACTTTACCATCGTAACAGGAACATTACACACTGTACAATAGGAGTAAACGCCATACGCTGGCCTT contains:
- the LOC114785183 gene encoding rho-related GTP-binding protein RhoU is translated as MPLPDADEVAPPIPPRRGRPVPKRRSPVPAAERRVTCVLVGDGAVGKTSLVVSYATNGFPAQYVPTGHALVSVDGTPVRLQLCDVAGQDNFTRLRTLCYRNADVFLLCYSVVQPLSFRNVTGRWASEIQHFCPGVPIILVGTQSDLREDVHVLIQLAQSSEQPVSLQEAQSCSQSIGAITHTECSALTQKNLKEVFDAAIMASLQNAETLQQRQRLRRTPDKIWKLSESWWRKLSCTAESESCAETPSLSRTRDLHSE